The Burkholderia sp. NRF60-BP8 genomic sequence GCGCACGCACGGCCGACAACGGCCGCGCCGACGACGAACGCCGCACGCAGCTCAAGCGCGCGACCGACGTGCTGAACGACATCCGGCCGCTGAAGCTCGATGCGAAACTGTCGACGGCACCCGGCGCCGCGGCGCTGACCGGCGAACTCGAAGCGATCGAGAACGACGCGCGCACGCTCGTCGAGACGCTGTCGAACGGCAAGAATCCGGTGCCGCCGTATCGCGTCGACGAACTCGAACAGCGTCACGCCAGCGTGAAGGCGCGCGTCGAAGGCCGCCCCGACCCGGCCGCGCAGCCCGCGGCCCCGGCGAACGGCAGCGGCTCCGTGTACGCGCAGGAAGCCGACCGCATGACGGGCGCGCAGGGCCAGCCGTATCAGCAACAGCCCTACCCGCCGCAGCAACCGTATCCGCAACAGCAGCCGCCCGTCGTGATCCAGCAAGGCGGCGGGTTCGGCGGCGGAATGGGCGGGCTGCTGACCGGCGTGCTGCTCGGCGAAGCGATGTCCGGCGGCCGCGATCGCGTGGTCGAGCGCGACGTGATCGTCGACGGCGAGCATCGCCGGCACGAAGCCGATCCGGGCTTCGATCTCGGCCGCGGCGACGATTCGAACTGGAGCGACGGCAGCGGCGGCGGCGGGATGGACCTCGGCAGCAACGACGACGGCTGGACCGACGACAACACCTGAGCACGCGCGCACCGGGCGTCGACGTGCGTGTCGACACCCGGCACGCACGCCGGGCCCCGCTGTATGACCGGCCGCGCCGACGCGCGGATTTGTCAATCATTTCAAGATGGACTACCGGCAATGGGGCACGTTCGCTATCATGCGGCCATCGGCGTGCCACCGACCCTCATTCGACGCAAAGCAATCCAGCGCGTCGCGGCACGCCTCCCTCGCCCCCAACCAGGAGAAAGCCGCTCATGAGCATCATCAAGGAATTCAAGGAGTTCGCCGTCAAGGGCAACGTGATGGATCTCGCCGTCGGCGTGATCATCGGCGGCGCGTTCTCGAAGATCGTCGACTCGGTCGTGAAGGACCTCATCATGCCGGTCATCGGCGTGCTGACCGGCGGCCTGGATTTCTCGAACAAGTTCGTTCTGCTCGGCACCATCCCGCCGTCGTTCAAGGGTAATCCCGATTCGTTCAAGGACCTGCAGGCCGCGGGCGTCGCCGCGTTCGGCTACGGCTCGTTCATTACCGTCGCGATCAATTTCGTGATCCTTGCGTTCATCATTTTCCTGATGGTGAAATTCATCAACAAGCTGCGCAAGCCGGAAGAAGCCGCGCCGGCCGCGACGCCGGAAGACACCGTGCTGCTGCGCGAGATCCGCGATTCGCTCAAGCAGCGCTGATCGCCACGCGCTCCGCCCGCCAGGCCCGCCTCGTGCGGGCCTTTTTATTGCGCGCACGATGCACCGCCGCATGCGGCCTATCTCATTTTTTTGTGACGCGCGAATGCACGCGCGGGAAAAGCAGGTCTATGATGGAGACTAAACGACAGTACGGGCGCCAAGACGCTGGCTGTGTCGATCATGGCGAGCAGGTCGACGGGAGACATTGATCGTCGTACTGCACGAATGCAGCATTTTCGTGTGCTATAAAGGATCGACATGCGGCGTACATAGCCGGGAGTGGGTCGCATGAAAGTGCCGCATTTCTTGCAATTGTTTTTGAGGCGAGTGTTTATGTCCTTCCCGAAAAAACGTCGGCGTGTGCAACAGGATGGCCAGGAGTCATTCCTCGCGGTCTTGCGCCACTCGAAACCGTTTGCCCAGCTCGACACCAAGATTGCTCGCGCCCGCGCGCAGGACGAACCCGTCCTCTATGCGCACGTGCTGCCCGGCCTCGACGTGCTCCTGTGCAGCGTACGCGGCGCGCAGCCGCCCTATCCGGCCATCGCCGAGCTGCGCAAGCGCTGCATCGAATCGATCGCCAACGCGCTCGAGCAGCCCCTCGACGGCCTCGAGAACGGCGGATACTGGTACGAAGCGAACGGCTTCGGCTTCCTCGTCTTCGCGAGCCGCGCGCGTGCTCGCATCCTGCCCGAGTTTGGTGCAGGCACGAAAGCCAGCCTGCGCGGCGGCCTCGGCCGCCAGAACGCGGGCGACACGACACCCCGCTCGCTCGGCTGATCCGCCGGTCATTCGATGGGCCGCCTCCGGGCGGCCCATCTGCCATTCACGCGCCCCGCTTGCCGCTCACGACGCCTGCCGACGGCCGGGGTTCGGTCGCACGATGTCGATGAACGCGGCGAAATCGGCGCCGGCAAGCCCCTGCGCGGCGCCGAGCCTCAGCACCTGCTGCACGGTGGCCGACACGGGCATCACCGCGCCCGTGTCGCGAGCGGCGTCCGCGATGGCATCGACATCCTTCTGAAACGTACTCAGCGCGCCGATCGGCGGATGGCCGCCCGACGTCATGCGCGGCACGAACGTCTGCAGCAGCACCGAATCGGCCCAGCCGCCGGCCAGCGCCTCGGCCAGACGCGCGGCGTCGATGCCGCTCGCCTGCGCCAGGCCGACCGCCTCGGCGATCGCGGTGACCGTCGCGGTGACGATCGCCTGGTTGCACAGCTTCGCCGTCTGGCCGGCGCCGGCGTCGCCCATGTGCGTGATGCGCGACGCATACGTATCGATCAGCGGGCGCACCGCGTCGAGATCGGCCGCGCGGCCGCCGGCCATCACCGCGAGCGTGCCGGCCTGCGCGCCCGG encodes the following:
- a CDS encoding tetratricopeptide repeat protein, which codes for MKKSLAALGLSLMLLSSAAFAVPSLQQVEQSIAQRDWQRADTQLSQVIDAHPNNAHARYLYAQVLDREGRASDALAQLQRAKSLDPQLRFTDASRFAQTESRIRADAARVSGNTPSATQAGTLQPGLAPAVAPADKHGPSTGMWIGLGLIVAVIALVLRWTLRRARTADNGRADDERRTQLKRATDVLNDIRPLKLDAKLSTAPGAAALTGELEAIENDARTLVETLSNGKNPVPPYRVDELEQRHASVKARVEGRPDPAAQPAAPANGSGSVYAQEADRMTGAQGQPYQQQPYPPQQPYPQQQPPVVIQQGGGFGGGMGGLLTGVLLGEAMSGGRDRVVERDVIVDGEHRRHEADPGFDLGRGDDSNWSDGSGGGGMDLGSNDDGWTDDNT
- a CDS encoding NAD(P)-dependent oxidoreductase, with the translated sequence MEVGFCGPGLMGAPMIRHLLAAGHRVRVWNRSRDKADALVKDGAQVVGTPRELAERVETVFVCVLDGRAVGDVVFGEHGLLSGDASARRVRRIVDHSSIPPAATRDYAARAAALGVGWVDAPVSGGVPGAQAGTLAVMAGGRAADLDAVRPLIDTYASRITHMGDAGAGQTAKLCNQAIVTATVTAIAEAVGLAQASGIDAARLAEALAGGWADSVLLQTFVPRMTSGGHPPIGALSTFQKDVDAIADAARDTGAVMPVSATVQQVLRLGAAQGLAGADFAAFIDIVRPNPGRRQAS
- the mscL gene encoding large conductance mechanosensitive channel protein MscL → MSIIKEFKEFAVKGNVMDLAVGVIIGGAFSKIVDSVVKDLIMPVIGVLTGGLDFSNKFVLLGTIPPSFKGNPDSFKDLQAAGVAAFGYGSFITVAINFVILAFIIFLMVKFINKLRKPEEAAPAATPEDTVLLREIRDSLKQR